The proteins below are encoded in one region of Malaclemys terrapin pileata isolate rMalTer1 chromosome 8, rMalTer1.hap1, whole genome shotgun sequence:
- the LOC128842256 gene encoding platelet-derived growth factor receptor-like protein: MNSKALAVLGCGLLLLLLAECQEKEKPPKATEKKVTKEPKPNKLKPPKAPGEKLHQAAAKPPKGKAGVKPTAPPSQVHPPASILTRVVARGRFQKVPDSLTLTAGDTLELRCRGRSVRWRFPAYLEDEDEGRLRIKHFERHSQLLVVNSRAADTGEYSCWSFQCRDSECQDGEDRTGKAFIFFTDPQELFVPTEDYYEVVQLRTNHPTLLPCQVTSPLAKVTLHREFPPEEVAVDGIDISYDVKRGFVIHRPRPSYAGSLFCMASLDGMRQISTKYMLIYINYPSSAPKPTVSASAATVRAGENFNVTCTVFGEPEVAVDFTWEYPGQQIGRPPYSRERADLVRRGGQVQQESESILYVDEARTIDEGLYSCSAMNLQGTTTVSTRVRVLPATLAPRGTRSG; encoded by the exons ATGAACTCCAAGGCCCTGGCTGTCCTGGGCTGcggccttctcctcctcctcttgg CTGAATGTCAGGAGAAGGAAAAGCCCCCCAAAGCCACTGAGAAGAAGGTCACAAAAGAGCCCAAGCCAAACAAGCTCAAACCTCCCAAAGCACCAGGTGAAAAGCTCCATCAGGCAGCAGCCAAGCCCCCGAAGGGCAAAGCCGGAGTGAAACCCACGGCCCCTCCCAGCCAGGTGCACCCGCCTGCGTCCATCCTGACTCGGGTGGTGGCCAGGGGGCGGTTCCAGAAAGTGCCTGACTCCCTGACGCTGACGGCAGGCGACACCCTGGAGCTGCGCTGCAGAGGGCGGTCCGTCAGGTGGAGGTTCCCTGCGTACCTGGAGGACGAGGATGAGGGGCGGCTCAG AATCAAGCACTTTGAGAGGCACAGCCAGCTGCTGGTGGTGAACTCCAGGGCTGCTGACACGGGCGAGTACAGCTGCTGGTCCTTCCAGTGCCGGGACAGCGAGTGCCAGGACGGAGAGGACAGGACGGGCAAGGCTTTCATCTTCTTCACAG acccccaGGAGCTGTTCGTGCCGACGGAGGATTACTACGAAGTGGTCCAGCTGCGCACGAACCACCCCACGCTCCTACCATGCCAAGTGaccagccctctggccaaggtGACGCTGCACCGCGAATTCCCCCCCGAGGAGGTGGCCGTGGATGGGATCGACATCTCGTACGACGTGAAGAGGGGGTTCGTGATCCACCGCCCGCGTCCCTCGTATGCAGGGTCACTGTTCTGCATGGCCAGCCTGGACGGCATGCGGCAGATATCCACCAAGTACATGCTCATCTACATCAACT ACCCGTCCTCTGCTCCCAAACCCACTGTCAGCGCCTCAGCCGCCACTGTGCGGGCTGGAGAAAACTTCAACGTGACATGCACGGTTTTTGGAGAACCAGAAGTCGCGGTCGATTTCACCTGGGAGTATCCGGGGCAGCAG ATTGGCAGGCCCCCCTACAGCCGCGAACGCGCCGACCTGGTGCGCCGAGGCGGGCAGGTGCAGCAGGAGTCCGAGAGCATCCTCTATGTGGACGAGGCACGCACCATAGACGAGGGGCTTTACTCCTGCAGTGCCATGAACCTACAGGGCACCACCACCGTCTCCACCCGGGTCCGGGTACTTCCAGCCACCCTGGCCCCGAGGGGGACCCGGTCTGGATAG